CCAGGGCAGCCGTTCTTCACCTGCTGCCCGGACACAGGGCAGACTCAGGATGAAGGTGTCCGGGCTGGACGGCTAAGGGCACGTAGACACTACCTGGTAGAGAGGGCCAGAGATGCCCGGGTGGTGGGGCTGTTGGCAGGTACTTTGGGTGTAGCCCGACACCGTGAAGCATTGTCACACTTGCGGAACCTGGCTCAGGCTGCAGGCAAGCGTAGCTATGTGTTGGCCCTGGGGCGGCCCACACCTCCCAAGCTTGCCAACTTTCCTGAAATGGATGTCTTTGTGCTATTGGCCTGCCCTCTTGGTGCTCTAGCTCCACAGCCTTCTGGTGGCTTCTTCCGGCCTGTATTGGCACCATGTGAGCTGGAGGCTGCCTGCAACCCTGCCTGGCCACCTTCAGGCTTGGCTCCCTACCTCACACATTACGCGGATTTATTGCCTGGTGAGTGGTGGGGTACTGCCTGAGCTGGAACCACTTGGGGCATGGAATTGGGCCGGTatggatcctctttctccctccaggcTCTCCCTTCCACGTGCCCCTCCCACCACCTGACTCAGAACTGTGGGACACACCAGATGTGTCACTCATTACTGGGGAACTCCGACCCCCACCTGCCTGGAAGCCATCAAATGATCCTGGATGCTTGGCCCTGACCTTGCGGCCCCAGCTGGAGCTGGCTGAGAGCAGCCCTGCAGGTAAGTGTGCCAAGTCTCTGCTCCCAGCTGAACTCTTTCCCCAAATTCAGCCCACTTGGCCTCAgtcccctctctctgcagctTCATTCCTTAGTTCCCGGAGCTGGCAGGGGCTGCAGCCCCGTCTGGGTCAGACACCGGCGACAGGAGCTGTGAGTGGAAGACGAGGGATTGCCATCGCCTATGAGGATGAAGGAGGCAGCTGATACCATGTGGGGCCAGAGACACAGATGGGCTGAAGAATTGCTGCAAAGACCTTTAATACTCCCTGCATCAACCCCACTCCTCTGCCTGGATCCTTGATGCAGGGAAGGACAGACAGCCCCTCACTGAAGAAGGGGACCCAGCTCTGTCCTGTTGTGGCACTGGCATGAGGCTTAGTATATAGTGgtttaataaatgtcttttgaaCTGATGGGGACCGACTTGGGGTTTCCTGAAGTCTTATGGGTCCATCTGTCCTCCTGGGAACAGTCCAGGACCTCTGGCCAGTCCCAGTTTCTGGTGTGCAATTGAGGTTCTACCCTTGTCAAAGGTTCCAGGTGGTCTAGACCAGGATTTCTCAACTTTGGTACTATTGACAAATTTGGGTCAGATAATTCGTTGCTGTGAGGGGCTATCCTTACGTTATAGGATGTTTAGCATTATCTCTGGCTTCTGCCCACTAGATGCCCCTAACATACCCTTATTCAattgtgataaccaaaaatgcctccagacattGACAAATGTCTCCTGTGGGGCAAAACTGTCCCtcgctgagaaccactggtctagaccTGTGTTGTCCAATAAAGCAACCGCTAGACACGTATGGCTATTTAAACATGAACTTAaactagttaaaattaaaaactcagtttcttagggtgcctggctggctc
The window above is part of the Prionailurus bengalensis isolate Pbe53 chromosome C1, Fcat_Pben_1.1_paternal_pri, whole genome shotgun sequence genome. Proteins encoded here:
- the DPH2 gene encoding 2-(3-amino-3-carboxypropyl)histidine synthase subunit 2 isoform X1, producing MESTFSSPAEAALQREAGAAGVLTPLGDLDRVYELERVAGFVRDLECQRVALQFPDQLLGDAGAVAARLEETTGSKMFILGDTAYGSCCVDVLGAEQAGAQALVHFGPACLSPPARPLPVAFVLGQRSVHLELCAKAFEAQNPDPKAPVVLLSEPACAHALEALATLLRPRYLDLLVSSPALPLPVGSCSPEPEPLERFGRRFPLAPGRCLEEYGAFYVGGSEASTDLDLDPDLSRLLLGWAPGQPFFTCCPDTGQTQDEGVRAGRLRARRHYLVERARDARVVGLLAGTLGVARHREALSHLRNLAQAAGKRSYVLALGRPTPPKLANFPEMDVFVLLACPLGALAPQPSGGFFRPVLAPCELEAACNPAWPPSGLAPYLTHYADLLPGSPFHVPLPPPDSELWDTPDVSLITGELRPPPAWKPSNDPGCLALTLRPQLELAESSPAASFLSSRSWQGLQPRLGQTPATGAVSGRRGIAIAYEDEGGS
- the DPH2 gene encoding 2-(3-amino-3-carboxypropyl)histidine synthase subunit 2 isoform X4, which produces MLGPWLHDWRRPQGRRCSFWATQLMAEALATLLRPRYLDLLVSSPALPLPVGSCSPEPEPLERFGRRFPLAPGRCLEEYGAFYVGGSEASTDLDLDPDLSRLLLGWAPGQPFFTCCPDTGQTQDEGVRAGRLRARRHYLVERARDARVVGLLAGTLGVARHREALSHLRNLAQAAGKRSYVLALGRPTPPKLANFPEMDVFVLLACPLGALAPQPSGGFFRPVLAPCELEAACNPAWPPSGLAPYLTHYADLLPGSPFHVPLPPPDSELWDTPDVSLITGELRPPPAWKPSNDPGCLALTLRPQLELAESSPAASFLSSRSWQGLQPRLGQTPATGAVSGRRGIAIAYEDEGGS